The Pyrus communis chromosome 14, drPyrComm1.1, whole genome shotgun sequence sequence GTAAATAGCAAGATCATTCAACCAAATAGGTTAGAAACTAGCTAAATCAATTTTACACAATTAAATTTGGTTCATTAACCATATGAAAGATCATACTCATTTAAGTAGTAGTATTAAAAGCTTGTTATACAAAGCTTTTTTTGTGTGATATTCCTAAGTAGACACCAATATTAATATTTCAGCTATAAAATCCCATGAGGAACTCTGTTTTTTATATTATAGCTTTTGTTGCAACTATTCAACACATCACAATTGAAACACTGTAGAGTTATCCGGTAGTGATCCACCTATTAATATGAAGAAAATTTCGGTAGTGAATTAATACTGAACATAAAAAAAGACGCTCGGTACACTTCTACCTGACACTCTTTACGACTAGCTCTTCTTATCCAAAGTTGAAAGCTTCACATTTTCCAACCAACTCCAAACGTTACATCGTCAATCCCATACAATCCAATCTCAAAACTTATGAATATGGATTAGCTACAAATATTTAAATAGTTAGATCTTGCATAAAACTTGTATCACTGAATGAGACATAGCTTTGTAGTCAGACCCCTTGTTTTCTTCATATCATCATTGGAActaataatgatatttttttttttttttttttttgcaggtttGTACCAACCAAGATGAACAAGAAGATGAAAGGAATTGACAAAGAGATAGGAGGGCTACTCATGGGTATTATAAACAAAAGAGAAGAGGGGATTAGGGCAGGTGAAGCCACAAAAGATGACTTGTTGGGTATCCTCATGGAGTCCAACTTGAAGGAAATCAAGGAACATGGGAATAACAAAAGAGTTGGAATGAGCACGGATGATGTGATCGAGGAGTGCAAGTTGTTTTACTTTGCAGGGCAGGAGACCACCTCATTGTTGCTAGTTTGGACAATGGTTTTACTAGGTCAAAACCAGATTTGGCAAGATCGTGCAAGAGAAGAGGTTTTGCAGGTCTTTGGAAGCAACAAGCCAGACTTTGATGGGATAATTCATCTAAAAGTTGTAAGTGTTTGCTATCGATAAATTGAGAATACGTGCCTTATAGGAGTTCATTTTTATCTGCAATGCATCGAGCAAAACTTGAGATATTGTTCCTGCTTCGTAACAAAGTTGAATGTTGAGTGTAAaatagtttagttaaaaatgACATATGTTTAAGAAGTGAAATTAAGGatcaaattaatttaatcaGATGTCATCCTTAACTAGATTGCTTCCACTGAACAATGCTATAGGTAACAAAAATAGTGCCcataaaagttcaaaatttgaatatatCACTGTTGTTTGCTTAACCCTAGATATTAATTAGCCTTTTTAGACCTAACTAATGCTATATGTAGTACATTTATTAACTATAGTTGTTTACATAGCTCTGTAATAGACGTGGACCCATTTGTGTATGTGGAATCCACCTATAAAATTGCTTAGAGAAGTAGTCAGCAATGCGAGACGTGACTCCTAGAAGTTTGCTTAGTGTATATGCTTCTTTACACTTTTGGACGTGTTTTCATCTCTTTTTTTGGCATAAATGCAGAAGTTAAATTGGTTGTATATGTACTACATGCTCCCCAGGTGACCATGATTTTGCATGAAGTCCTGCGATTATACCCAGCACCTCTTCTTGTTCGAACCACTAACAAGAAAACAGAATTCCGAAACTTCTCATTACCAGCTGGAGTCGAAGTTGCCTTACCAATGCTACTAATTCACCATGACAGAGAACTTTGGGGTGATGATGCACAGGAGTTTAAACCGGAGAGGTTTTCAGAAGGCGTTGCGAAGACAACAAAGAACAAACTTACGTACTTCCCCTTCTCAGGTGGTCCGCGGGTTTGCATCGGACAAAACTTTGCTATGGTGGAAGCAAAACTTGCCATATCGTTGATTTTACAGCACTTTACATTTGAGCTTTCGCCATCCTATGCTCATGCTCCTTCTGCAAAATTAATGCTTCACCCACAGTTTGGTGCACATATCATTTTACACAAACGCTGATTACTTCTGAGCTAGAAGTTGTCACTGAATTGTTGGATATATAACGTTTAGTGGCTAGGAGAAGTGTGAAATATTATTTACTTCAAGTTCGAATGATATGTGTCATCTTGCCGACAATTTTTACTCCGCTATTGGTATGCAAAGAGGAACTGTAAATATGCCTTGTGGATTCAACAAAGTTCAAACTTACCCTGTGATTCAACACTGTCATACACAATGAAGATGTGTAGAAATGAGTTGTACAGGTTGTAATGTTTTTAaatggaggaagaagagaaTGTTATCAAGTGGTTATTTCAAGCCAAAATCTTCCCAATGTATGGAGGGAAAGGTGACTTTCTGAATTGGTTAAGTAATCACTCAAATGTGGATGTATATCTTGGTTCAGACCTCTTCATCGCTCTAATTTCGATAATTTCTTCCAAATGTATCGCAAAGGATCCACAAATATTCTACAGAGGCACCCTTTTTGCCCTCTCGGATTCGCCTAACACTAGGAACGCATACAGGTAGAACAAAAATTCAAGGATACTGGGAGGCTGGAGCATAGCACCTGTTAAAAGCATTCTCAAATTCCATCATCAAGCAAagatttaggaaataaaattatACATCTAAGCTATTTGATTGGGGTCCTTGGGTGACTCTCTGCATCTTGTTTTAGTCATATATAGAGTTTTGATCAGAAGTGGCAGAGCATACCGTGCTGTCACTTGGTGTTCTTCGGAATCCTGGCAGAATGAAGGAATGATGGTATCGATTGACATCTCCAACGCTGCAAAGAAAAGAGCGGCAACCACATGACCGAGAATTTCCCACCTTGTCCGAAATCCCCTAGTGAGAAAAAATTGTCACATTAGCCTAAAACCCACCAATAGTTAGAAGAAGTGAAAGATGGAAGCCTCTTAAAAACTTAACTCagagaaataaatttgaatgaaGCATGCAGACGTAACCTAAATATGACTGACTAAGAGAACAAATTTTGGTGAACAGTTCCAAAGGAGGCAGTTGTAAGGCCGAAATAGGATACTGATCGAAACAGTTCCAAACATATTTATTTTACCTGCTACATTCCAAGTGTCTAAGTCAATAATGGGACTTGAGTACACATGCATATGTTCTATTTACAAGCAGTACCTTGTTCGTTTTCTGCTTCTGTCACTCCTCGCTGCAGCTTTCTCGACGATAATGCATAAAGGTTCAAATAAGAAGAGAGCATGTGCACTGAATGTCTAGGAGGTAAAAGGTACCCCATTCACTGAAATTCTTACCGGTAACACATCAGAGTAGGTCGCGTGAAGAAATCCATCTTCTTCCTTATTTTCCTCGTCAATTGCAGACATCAGGGCATCTGTAACAGCAGTGGATGAGTTAGGCTTATTGTTCCTGAAGTAGACGAGAGAGATAAAAAGTCGAATTGTAGCTCTGCCAACAAGTTGGAGGAGGGAGGGGTAGGCTTGTTAAAATAGACGTAGAATTCGTCATTGTGCCCGATCTTGGTTATAACAAATTTGTATTCCCTCTCCTTTTGGAACAaataattcctctccttttgacatgtcatgctTTTGACCTTAATTTCCTCCGATTAAGCATGCGTCTCTTGGGTTCAAACCTCTTAATCATGAACGATAGTGTTTGAATGAACTCATCCTTATATGCATTTGGACTGTCGACTGGTTACTGCGGTAGCCAACCCGGTCATCAGCAGAGTCTGCAATCCGTTGCTCTATAAGCAAATCGACGGTCACCTATTAGGGTCCGACCTGTCAGTCTGTGTACTTCACTCAACATGAATTATAGCAGTCGTCTGAAGATAAGACACTGCACATACTCTACTTGTTCTCACGGCAACAAAAGCATTCATGTCCGTGAGAATGCAGGCTAGTAATTTACCAGATACAAAAGTTGGCATGCTGAGCGATTTCTTAGAGAACTTCATAGCATTGCACATACTCTAATTTCAATCATTTCTTTCAAATGTGTCGCATTCGCATACACGAATATTTTCCAATCTTTTATAGAGGCACCCTTTTTTTCCTTTCGGTTTTGCCTAACACTCGAATATATACAGCTAGAACTCAAAAATTCAAGGACTAGGATAAATACTGGGGGGCTGGATTATAGCACCTTACAAAAGGATTCTCAAATTTCATCATCAAGCAAAGATTGAGAAAGTAAAATTATACATCTAAGCTGTTTGATTGGGGTCCTTGGGTGAGTCTCTGCATCTCGTTTTGGTCGTTTAGAGTTTCGATCAGAAGTGGCGGAGCATATTGGGCAGTCCCTTGGTGCTCTTCAGAATCCTGGCAGAATGAAAGAATGATGGTATCGATTGACATCTCCACCACTGCAAAGAAAAGAGTGGCAACCACATAACCAAGACCCCAGCAAACCTGCACAAACATATAAGAGAAGATTAATGACAGAACATATTCTACCCGACCATTGTGCTCTGGTTCGTCAATGGAAAATATACTATGGGCAACATAAGGAAAACTTCATTGATGAAAGAGGTTTGTTCATCCACTTTCCTGCCCTAGCTGTATTTCTTTTCATCAGATAATGGAAAATCGTCACAAAAACACGCCATCTTAGATCATAAACATACCAAGACAGGAAACAGTGGAGAAGTGATCTTGTTGTGGGCAGATTTGTATTTGTGGGTATCCAACATCAGGAAAGCAAAGAGGGCTGTTGAGAGGCTGACACATAATTTTCCAAGGAATAGGATAACATCTCCAATTACATTCACCCTCCCTATCCGAAGAATGTTACTAAGGATCAAATCTGTTGCGATTGCAGAAGCGTTGCAGAAGCTTTTACCTGTTATCGCAATCTGCAAAGTACAAGCACATTTTTAATAAATCAGTCAGGTATAAAAAAATTCAGCAACCGGGTCTGAGACCCAGAATAAATAATGCAATAAGCACATAAAAAGAGGAAGAACACGACTATATTGTCATGTTTGGCACTCATGTAGTACTGTGGCCTGTGGGTCACAAAAAAGTGAGCATACTCCGTAGTTTCATGTGCCttttctcactttaatcttTCAAGCTTCTCATAGTTTTTATTTCATACTTTTACCCACTCTGACTACGTGTAGCCAGGTCCCATAGTCATGTTACACAACGCACGAGTTTCAAAAGAGGCATATAACTCACACTACAATCCTGACATTGCATACAGGAAACATGTTTAAGACATGAGAATACTATTGGAGATGCATTATTTAATcttgaaaaatattattttcaaaattactGGTTGAGACATTCGCAATCTCGTCAAGCCAACAAATAAGCTCCTCTTATGCATTTTCCATACAAGGATGAATGAATATGAACAAACACATGAGCAATTGTGCTGGATACTAGTTATGTCAAATTACCATAATGTAGGCATTGCGATTGACTGATCTGATTGTCCACTCAATACACATCAGGCAAAATCTAGAAGTATGGTACACCGCCTTTCTGAACCAGTTATTGGGTGTGGTTCCACCAACTTTTATTCTGCGACGAATTGACTCAAGCATAAAGCGGATTGATTCCACAAATGACACAATCAGGGAGCCGAGAGCAACCGACCCAAGGTTATAGCGCGCAAGCCTTCTCATGGAGGCAAAGACTGGAAGAAATGGAATTTCCGGCTGCATTGAAGAAAATgatgagaaattgaagaaaaaaactgacacacaatgaaataaaattgaacTGGTCCTCATAAAGAAAATCTCAGGCAACTCGATTTGGAGTTACTAAAGACAAGGTCCACAATATTCAGACTCCAGTAGCTATTACGTATGTTTGGGGTGACAGTTCCCGAAGATAAATTCAAATGTATAGACACATGCAGAATATTACTAAGGAACCTTATGTTTTAAGAAGTATGAATATTACTAAACTATTTGATGCTATAATATCAACCTAGCATTCAACTCCAAGTATCATGTTTATATACCTATATTGTTCATTCTTTCAATCCAAATAACAAAGATGAAATCCAGACTTATAAAAGAGGCCTACAAGCAAACTTTGAGGTAAACATCTATGCATACAGCTTAGTCACTTACTGAAGTTTCACCACGAGCCCAATAATAAGAGGCAACAGAACCCGCAATAACTGTGGAAGAGCATGCTATAAAAAACTGGGTAGCCCAATATCCCCCAAATAGGTGGAAAAGGATGGAAACTCCAATATGAGGAGTGTAATGAATGCTATAGCCACAACAATGATCACAGTTGACTCGTTTTGATACAAGATCATAAGCACAGCAGTTCAAATTGCAGTCATTCTGGACTACCTGCCCGGAACTTAACAGATGGAAAGCAGCTGAAAACCAGAACATGTAGAAAATTGCAAGGATGATATATGGAATGACTGGAAATATAATGAGCGCCTGAGCTTCTCCTATGACCTTTGCAGCAACCTGCATACAGTTTAACGTATAGAGCCATTAAAGTTAAAAGTAAAAACTTCTGATGAAGAAGACTATTCGGTATTACGTTAAATCAAGCTATGAGTGCTGGTATTCCCAGATGTGGAAGGTGCACATGTTGGATGTGCTCCtggaaacaacaacaaagccttgtCCCACTAAGTGGGATCGGCTGTATCAATCCTAGAACATGGCTCAACAGAACCTCTGATGCATAAATAATACATAATTACTTCACAGTCTTAAACTAATCAGCATTCTTCCACAAATTAAAAAAGTCTATTTTTGTAATAGTGGGTAACATGGCTCAACAGAACCTCTAATGCATATTAGCTACACTCAGTCCTGCTCTATACAAGTTCCTGACCATCGTaaattttctttacttgacaactTGAATCAGTAAGACATCAAAGGATAAATATGGATTTGTGGAACAATCCATAAGATCTTTCTTTGTACTTCCAGTTTTAGTATATTTCATGCAACTCCAAATGTGGACTTGTAGCAcaatccaaaagaaaaatcttatGCCTAAACAATCTCTAAATACATAGAGGTCGCTTGTCCATTATTCATTGTATACTCTCTCTCATTCTGTACGTTTTTTCTTAACCAAAAATTCAGAGGGAAACAATATCCTAGCCTAAATCAAAGGCTAATACCTAAAACCTACATCAACATTTTACTTTGCATATATTACCTACAACTTCTTGGAGAGTATTTATTTCTCAAAGCAGAGAAACTGTAACAATTTGAAATCAAACGGTCCCGACAACTTAAAGTATCATCAACTTTTACCATTTATTGTTCTTACAATTTCAAATGATTAAATTGGACATGACTTGCCTTAAGAACAGATGTTGCCATAAGGATGCGGCGAACTATGGCAATTGATGTAAGAACAGCAACAACCATAATAAAGGTCATAATAATAGCAACAACACGGAGATGATGTAACTCCTGAAATATTGAAACCATTGAGTTAGTTGAAGATACATACAGACAGCTTCCAAGTTTAGGAGTGCTCGGTTAAAGAAGGTACACACCCTTCCAGTTATGCGGATGTATGGATCGTGCTCACCAATGATTGGGGAGATGCCATCATTTCCTATCCATCCAGCtaaaaccaaacaagaaaaataaattcagCACTGCATTCTGTTGCATATTATCCACTCTACAAGCATAAAACTCAAGTAAAGCAATAGAAAACTAGAATATGTGAAACAATATGCTTGAGTCTAAAATAAGTATCGGTGTTCACAATGAAACAAAAGTATCCAACAAGAATGCTGaaacaaaaagatgcatttgTATTAGATCTTGGGAAATCTCGGAAATGACTTTTTAGATACTACATTTGGAGAACAGAGTTATTAACATTGACAAAACACAGTCCTAGACATTCTTTCCCATGTTCACTTCAAAATCTGCTTGCTGACCATAGctatactaatttttcctttccCTCTTCTCCTCTTCCACTCTCCCTTTCTCGTATATAAGAACCGTCAAAATTTGTAACAAACTAACAACAGGAATATTGATAGCTAATGATGAATAAGATCCAACTGGAAGAAGGGATGAGGAATGCAGGACTAAAGGTCATTGCAACTTTAAAACCTAAAGCATGGTTTACCAAACAAGAGGATAACGCACAGTAAGAGATAGCTCTCAACCTTTCAAGTAATAGAACATTGTGACTGCTATCATGAGAATATTAAGGAGGCCGACTGTAATCCAAGGCATTGCAGCAACAAAGTGACGAATAAGAAGCAGCCAAATCACAGACAGAAAAAGTGGCAATATTCCTCCACAAACAATCAGCACTGGCCATGCCTTTCCAATATCAGCCATGTATCTCTGTAAACAATGAACTTTTAGAGCTGTTGAATATGAAAACAGTATATGTACTACTAACAAAAGGATGCACCTAGGTACTGTCAATGAGGATAGCTCTTTCGAGATAAATATCAACAATAGCACTAATAGCCAAATTTACTAAATTAACTATGTAAATGAAAACGCAACATGGTGAATCAAAAACTAGTTTTAGCCACTaattatgttctttgttaaaTTATTATGCCAATTGCAAACAAAGTCAAATGCAGAAAACTTTATACATTTTCACAGAATTTAGGAACTATCCTCATTATAAAAAAGTAAAAGTAGAAAACAAACGCTGCTCGACCTTAAAGACAGATGCCCGAGAATTGATGGCCTTGTGAATAGATTTGTCTATAATAATGTCCTCATTGATATTCACTCCACCCATTTGCTGCCAATGCCTCAAAGATACGTTGGACGGACGAGCAATAAATTGGCAGGTCCAATAAACTGTGAAAGAAACAGTTTGCAGTAATGTTACACTGAAAGAACAAAAGATACATGCAATGAAAGCATAAAGGGACTACAGTTCTTCACCATATGTCAAAAGTTTTCTCCCACTGATAAACACATGTACACAACAAACATGACATATGCAACAGAAAATATTTGTGCAGGAacacaataaataaatataatatatgatACAGTTTACTGGTCCCTAACAAAAGTGAGTTCATTTACCATTTACACTGGGAAATATGACTGGGTAGCAAGGACCCTGAAGTTGAAGAGAGGTGTTTCTCATTTCTGGTgtaagaaactcataataatcATAATTCCTGTCGATCCAATCACCCATTTTGAGACGGATATCTCCATCAGGATAATCACACACCCAACTTAATGAATCTTCAGATGGGGTAGGGCAATCCATTAAGCATATACTCCGAGCATTGGCCAACTTGAATTGATTGTCTTTTAAACCACTTAGGTAAACCTGGTTAGGATTTAACCAATATTTGAGTTCCAGTTCACGAAGATCAGGTTTTGCATGCTtgtcaccacaaacatttcctTTGTAGTCCAGTCCATAAGTGAGCCTGATCAACCACAACActattaatgaaaatgacaaaacaaAGTAAAGATAATTCAACTATGTGGAAGAAATGTAACCGCAGAGTAGCAAAATGGAGCAAGCATACAGAATTGATAAAATGTAGCGAAATGTACACAAAACTAGTGCACAAAACTGAACGAAATCCAAAAGGACTGCAGACCAACCCAAGTAAAATGCAGTAATGGTTATCTAAACATAAAGAAGGAAACCTGCCAGAAGAAAATGTACCAAAACTAAAATAGCATTTCGACTTTCGAAAAAAGGAATGGCATCTAGTTTCTGTACTAACAAATCACATATACACAAAATCATTGTTTCATTTCAGCTTCTTACCTTAATTTCTCCAGCAGCAAAACTTCAATTGAAAAGAGAAAACAGAGGgaaattgaaaacccaacaaaGATACTATTACTAAAAACACACCCAATTGAGAAGAATACCAATGTTGCTAAAAACTCACAACCACCAAACCGCGTCATATGTTTTAAGGTAGCTCCTtggtgcttaaaaaaaaaaaagacaattggGGACCAAATCCAAATAAATAAAGCAATTTCTGGTCTCATTTATTCCAACAGAGAAGTAACAGTGTGTAAATGGAGAAAACCCCAACAAAATAAACACCCATTTTGCAGTATCCCGTATTTCTGAGCTAAAAAGGAACCAATTTGAGAGCCAATGATTCTTAccttaaaaatcacaaaaagaagaaaaattttgccaaaaaatgaaaagggcATGGCTAAGTTTCTTACCTTAAAGGGTTTCCTTGGTTGAATCCAAAGCTGGAGTTAACAATCATGGCAACCCAGAAGGCTATAAAGATTACGAGGAAGACAAGGTCCCTGCATTTCCTGTTGTGCCTAATGATTGAACCCATTTGGGCACTCCCATCACTTGGTGGGTACCTCCCTATCACTGCCCCCATAGGACCCCTCATTTCTCTCAGTGAATACCACACTCGCAGACACAGAGATTGTTTCTCTCTCTGTCAATCTTCTTCAacaacgagagagagagagaaagatgaaaAGACAGCAGGAGGAGGGGGAGTGTAGGTTGGACTAGGAGTGTGTGAAAGGACCTGAGGGTTTTCTAGATGTGGAATCCTTGTTTAAAGAAGTCCTCTCTCTTTCAGACTTCAAGACAAAGATATCACTAAACCGGGTTGATCATTCGTTACCTATGTTCCTGTCAAGTGGCTCGGCTTGCACCCTTATACTATGGCTCATTGGCTACTAAATTACtattgtctttttcttttcttctatttAGACATATCAAATGAGAGGTaatgaaatttagaatttcGATGCAGAAGTGAATGCTGTAAATAAATAAGTTTGTAGTGTGATAAtaataagtttttattttattatatatggtTTTATTGtagtaaaatataatttggaaaaataattttcacacattttttttctcttgcacacctatatttatttatttttgctgattctcttttgattaatttaatcTAATGGTTAGAAATAAATTAGGGTGTgtacatgaaaataaaaaagtgtgTGGAAATtacttctttaattttcttatattttgtgTATATTACAGAAAGAATTTAATGAAGACAATATTCTCTGACTGTTCATATGTGAAATTAGACTCATCAGGTTaggttattgtttttttttttttgtaatatgtCAATTGTCTTCTATATAAGGAAAACTTCATTGatccagaaaacaaaaaagcaaaacaagaaaagaaattgttattagcattccaaaaatctcattatacactcctcacaagtgtattttttttcttctaattatataaaatttagaatgttaaatgagatttttaaagtactaataacaattatcataaaaaaaattgcataataAATTAGTGTGTGAAAGGACCAAATGAGCCATTAAAAGTAAAGCAGCTCAGAGTCCTAGCCGCTGCACAAAACAAGCCAGCATGGGTGGCTacattaatatattattaattaagtacTAACATTTGCTTACACACTTGGTGcatatgaacacatttttttagaaaataaaaagaagaaagagagatagagaggtttttgtttttgatttttttttttttaacttttaaatattaaagatattttaacatcacttgTAGATgagattttaataaaaaacaataaaatttagacctatgaaattacattattgcccatcattttttgtgtgtgatagaagactaagttaTCATTTCACCatcttttaattgacaaagaatgtttcattaattaatagagattaatAAAGAATCTAATTAGaattttgattatatttaaATGCAGTAATTCTGCCGCTTAGCGGATAATAAAGACACATTCTGTGACACAGACACTGACAAGGACATGTTAGTGTGCGATGGCAGTGCCCAGCTATGTTCTTGTG is a genomic window containing:
- the LOC137715625 gene encoding cytochrome P450 CYP72A219-like; protein product: MEVSVSNIGVVLVGIIVTAWAWRVVNWLWLRPKKLERYLRQQGLAGNSYRFLVGDLTERTMMLKQAYSEPMNLSHDIAPRVLPFEYHSVNTYGKNSFIWAGPVPRVNIANPEDLKDILTKIEDFPKLKSNPYVKLLVTGTAHYQGEKWRRHRRIINPAFHLDKLKGMLPAFYLSSNEMIKEWESLVLKAGSCELDVQPCLENLTADMISRSAFGSSYKEGRKIFQLLREQVQLVSKVIQNVYIPGWRFVPTKMNKKMKGIDKEIGGLLMGIINKREEGIRAGEATKDDLLGILMESNLKEIKEHGNNKRVGMSTDDVIEECKLFYFAGQETTSLLLVWTMVLLGQNQIWQDRAREEVLQVFGSNKPDFDGIIHLKVVTMILHEVLRLYPAPLLVRTTNKKTEFRNFSLPAGVEVALPMLLIHHDRELWGDDAQEFKPERFSEGVAKTTKNKLTYFPFSGGPRVCIGQNFAMVEAKLAISLILQHFTFELSPSYAHAPSAKLMLHPQFGAHIILHKR
- the LOC137715712 gene encoding choline transporter protein 1-like, which produces MRGPMGAVIGRYPPSDGSAQMGSIIRHNRKCRDLVFLVIFIAFWVAMIVNSSFGFNQGNPLRLTYGLDYKGNVCGDKHAKPDLRELELKYWLNPNQVYLSGLKDNQFKLANARSICLMDCPTPSEDSLSWVCDYPDGDIRLKMGDWIDRNYDYYEFLTPEMRNTSLQLQGPCYPVIFPSVNVYWTCQFIARPSNVSLRHWQQMGGVNINEDIIIDKSIHKAINSRASVFKRYMADIGKAWPVLIVCGGILPLFLSVIWLLLIRHFVAAMPWITVGLLNILMIAVTMFYYLKAGWIGNDGISPIIGEHDPYIRITGRELHHLRVVAIIMTFIMVVAVLTSIAIVRRILMATSVLKVAAKVIGEAQALIIFPVIPYIILAIFYMFWFSAAFHLLSSGQVVQNDCNLNCCAYDLVSKRVNCDHCCGYSIHYTPHIGVSILFHLFGGYWATQFFIACSSTVIAGSVASYYWARGETSPEIPFLPVFASMRRLARYNLGSVALGSLIVSFVESIRFMLESIRRRIKVGGTTPNNWFRKAVYHTSRFCLMCIEWTIRSVNRNAYIMIAITGKSFCNASAIATDLILSNILRIGRVNVIGDVILFLGKLCVSLSTALFAFLMLDTHKYKSAHNKITSPLFPVLVCWGLGYVVATLFFAVVEMSIDTIILSFCQDSEEHQGTAQYAPPLLIETLNDQNEMQRLTQGPQSNSLDV